A window of Mangifera indica cultivar Alphonso chromosome 13, CATAS_Mindica_2.1, whole genome shotgun sequence contains these coding sequences:
- the LOC123195230 gene encoding protein YIP4a-like, with the protein MSLSHSDTIPLHPSSQSDIDEIENLIHASVQSAQSTVLPARPPSPTLPATIPVSSAPSTPFINSNLPPFPLSSNQKVPSVPAASPSPPPPPLPPSTNPTSSRSNIGASGFGPAPNTLTEPVWDTVKRDLSRIVSNLKLVVFPNPYREDPGKALRDWDLWGPFFFIVFLGLTLSWSASVKKSEVFAVAFALLAAGAVILTLNVLLLGGHIIFFQSLSLLGYCLFPLDVGALICMLKDNVIVKVVVVCVTLAWSSWAAYPFMSSAVNPRRKALALYPVFLMYVSVGFLIIAID; encoded by the exons ATGTCTCTCTCTCACAGTGACACCATACCTCTCCACCCCTCCTCTCAATCCGATATCGACGAGATCGAAAACCTTATCCACGCCAGCGTCCAATCCGCCCAATCCACCGTACTCCCGGCCAGGCCACCCAGTCCGACCCTGCCCGCCACGATCCCTGTCTCCTCAGCTCCGTCCACTCCTTTCATCAATTCAAACCTCCCTCCGTTTCCTCTCTCATCCAATCAGAAGGTGCCATCTGTCCCAGCCGCGTCTCCGTCCCCGCCTCCGCCTCCGCTCCCGCCGTCCACGAACCCTACCAGTTCTCGTTCGAATATCGGGGCTAGCGGCTTCGGGCCTGCTCCGAACACGTTGACGGAGCCGGTTTGGGACACGGTGAAGAGAGATCTGTCGCGAATTGTGAGTAATTTGAAACTGGTTGTCTTTCCAAATCCATATAGGGAAGATCCGGGAAAGGCGCTGAGAGATTGGGATCTGTGGGGCCCCTTCTTCTTTATAGTGTTTTTAGGGCTCACTCTCTCGTGGTCAGCTTCTGTCAAGAAG TCTGAGGTATTTGCAGTTGCATTTGCGCTACTTGCGGCTGGTGCTGTGATATTGACATTGAATGTGCTGCTATTG GGTGGgcacataatttttttccaaagtCTGAGTCTTCTGGGTTATTGTCTATTCCCACTTGATGTTGGAGCCTTGATCTGTATGTTGAAGGACAATGTGATTGTGAAAGTGGTTGTGGTGTGTGTGACATTGGCTTGGAGCTCATGGGCTGCCTATCCTTTCATGAGTTCAGCTGTGAACCCCAGGAGAAAAGCCCTTGCGCTTTACCCTGTCTTCCTCATGTATGTCTCTGTTGGTTTTCTCATCATCGCTattgattaa